In a genomic window of Actinomycetota bacterium:
- a CDS encoding 2-phosphosulfolactate phosphatase, protein MTVPGARAGDATGTAVVVDVLRAFTTAAVAFAGGAQEILVVEAVEDAMALQSRRPGALLMGEVGGLPVDEFDLSNSPVEADGADLGDRVLIQRTTAGTSGAVNARGADRLIAASFVVAEATVRQILGWDPDTVSFVITGAHSGRDAEEDLSCADYLAARLRGERPDPAPYLQRVRRSDAGRLFAQPEHAHLPPHDIDLACDIDRYDLALPIERADGHLVMRPAHP, encoded by the coding sequence GTGACCGTCCCGGGGGCACGTGCCGGCGACGCCACCGGCACGGCGGTCGTGGTCGATGTGTTGCGGGCGTTCACCACGGCGGCGGTGGCGTTCGCCGGCGGGGCGCAGGAGATCCTGGTGGTCGAGGCGGTCGAAGACGCCATGGCGCTGCAGTCGCGGCGCCCCGGCGCGTTGCTGATGGGAGAGGTCGGTGGCTTGCCGGTCGATGAGTTCGACCTGTCCAACTCGCCGGTCGAGGCAGACGGCGCCGACCTCGGCGACCGGGTCCTGATCCAGCGCACGACCGCAGGAACCAGCGGCGCGGTCAACGCGCGTGGCGCCGACCGGCTGATCGCCGCATCGTTCGTGGTCGCCGAGGCGACCGTCCGCCAGATCCTGGGCTGGGATCCGGACACGGTGTCGTTCGTGATCACCGGTGCGCACAGTGGCCGCGACGCCGAGGAGGACCTGTCGTGCGCCGACTACCTCGCCGCTCGTCTGCGTGGCGAACGTCCCGACCCGGCGCCGTACCTGCAGCGGGTGCGGCGCTCGGACGCCGGGCGGCTGTTCGCCCAACCGGAGCACGCCCACCTGCCCCCGCACGACATCGATCTGGCCTGCGACATCGACCGCTACGACCTCGCACTCCCGATCGAACGGGCCGACGGGCATCTCGTGATGCGCCCGGCACATCCGTGA
- a CDS encoding TetR/AcrR family transcriptional regulator, with the protein MSGRERREQLIGVGRQVFAERGFEAASVEDIAERAKVSKPIVYEHFGGKDGLYAVIVDREVRALLGRIVAALDAADHPRAAVERAADAFLSYIEEERDGFRILVRDAPVGSSSDTFVSVIGDVAANVELILAEEFFSRGYDTALAPLYARALVGMVALVGEWWLEAGTPGRHDVAAHLVNLAWNGLKDLRLRPPKHAHPPVGGDDTGSLKPVTSTGTSPRGAVQEVASR; encoded by the coding sequence ATGAGCGGCCGCGAGCGTCGTGAGCAGCTCATCGGCGTCGGGCGGCAGGTCTTCGCCGAACGTGGCTTCGAAGCCGCCTCCGTCGAGGACATCGCCGAACGTGCGAAGGTGAGCAAGCCGATCGTCTACGAGCACTTCGGCGGGAAGGACGGCCTGTACGCGGTGATCGTCGACCGCGAGGTCAGGGCCCTCCTCGGACGGATCGTGGCTGCCCTGGACGCTGCCGACCATCCCCGCGCGGCGGTGGAACGCGCAGCGGACGCCTTCTTGAGCTACATCGAGGAAGAGCGCGACGGCTTCCGGATCCTGGTCCGCGACGCGCCCGTCGGCAGCTCGTCGGACACGTTCGTCAGCGTGATCGGCGACGTGGCGGCCAACGTGGAGCTCATCCTCGCTGAGGAGTTCTTCTCCCGCGGGTACGACACCGCGCTCGCCCCGCTGTACGCCCGGGCACTGGTCGGGATGGTCGCGCTGGTGGGGGAGTGGTGGTTGGAGGCGGGGACGCCTGGACGCCACGACGTCGCCGCACACCTCGTCAACCTGGCCTGGAACGGCTTGAAGGACCTGCGACTGAGGCCCCCTAAACACGCACACCCACCCGTCGGTGGGGACGACACCGGGTCGTTGAAGCCGGTCACCTCGACTGGTACATCTCCACGCGGCGCCGTCCAGGAGGTTGCGTCGCGGTGA
- a CDS encoding flavin reductase family protein produces MGQEQPPGIHDEHPFVTPEADRDPVRRLRGRLAAPVTVWTAGTVADRAGLTISSVLIAEGEPPHVLGLMSDLTDLWETIQHTGSFVMHVLDRSHGWLSDRFAFRVPSPGGPYAGLEITESAFGPVLAAAGTRAYCRVVEARTVGYAQLVDAAIEDLELGGLDPLVHFRGRYAGLSTAL; encoded by the coding sequence GTGGGACAAGAGCAACCGCCGGGGATCCACGACGAGCACCCGTTCGTGACGCCGGAGGCCGACCGCGATCCGGTGCGACGGCTACGCGGCCGACTCGCCGCTCCCGTCACGGTGTGGACGGCGGGAACCGTGGCGGACCGGGCCGGCCTCACGATCTCATCCGTGCTGATCGCCGAAGGCGAGCCGCCGCACGTCCTGGGTCTGATGAGCGACCTCACGGACCTGTGGGAGACGATCCAGCACACGGGTTCGTTCGTGATGCACGTCCTGGACCGATCCCACGGGTGGTTGTCGGACCGGTTCGCGTTCCGGGTCCCCAGCCCCGGCGGGCCCTACGCCGGGCTGGAGATCACCGAGTCGGCGTTCGGGCCGGTCCTGGCTGCGGCCGGCACGCGGGCCTACTGCCGGGTGGTCGAGGCCCGGACGGTGGGGTACGCGCAGCTGGTGGACGCCGCCATCGAGGACCTCGAACTCGGCGGCCTCGACCCCCTGGTGCACTTCCGCGGCCGGTACGCGGGGCTGTCGACTGCCCTGTGA
- a CDS encoding cyclic nucleotide-binding domain-containing protein yields MTGPMTHSLVRTLREVADFSAFPDEALVEAVGASANLLWPSGGVVFDEGGPAQAVYVVLRGRIRIRTDDAETLAELGPGAYFGEQAVLLRTTHSARAEAVEDSELMVIPKSSFESLLDAAPEVAAGFRRRLEQRLAERRDRPGAPSSADGPSEGASGAGSEGATDAGSEGATDAGSEGGTDAGSGD; encoded by the coding sequence GTGACCGGTCCGATGACGCACAGCCTGGTCCGCACGTTGAGGGAGGTCGCCGACTTCTCGGCGTTCCCCGACGAGGCGCTGGTGGAGGCCGTGGGGGCGTCGGCGAACCTGCTGTGGCCGTCCGGTGGCGTCGTGTTCGACGAGGGCGGGCCAGCGCAAGCGGTCTACGTCGTCCTCCGCGGTCGGATCCGGATCCGGACAGACGACGCCGAGACGCTGGCGGAACTCGGCCCCGGCGCCTACTTCGGCGAGCAGGCGGTGCTGCTGCGCACCACGCACTCGGCCAGGGCGGAGGCGGTGGAGGACTCCGAGTTGATGGTGATCCCCAAGTCGTCGTTCGAATCGCTCCTGGATGCCGCCCCCGAGGTCGCAGCCGGGTTCCGCCGTCGGCTGGAGCAGCGGCTGGCGGAACGCCGCGACCGGCCCGGGGCACCGTCCAGCGCCGACGGTCCTTCCGAGGGGGCCAGCGGTGCCGGGTCCGAGGGGGCCACCGATGCCGGGTCCGAGGGCGCCACCGATGCCGGGTCCGAGGGTGGCACCGATGCCGGGTCCGGGGACTGA
- a CDS encoding uracil-DNA glycosylase: MTTTTTTARPDLAAVVHPTWAAQLEPVRQRLGELGDFLRAEQAAGRRFLPSGGRILAAFQQPFDEVRVLLVGQDPYPTPGHPVGLSFSVAADVRPLPKSLQNIFTEYQADLGFPPPANGDLSPWSARGVMLLNRVLTVRAGAPGSHRGKGWEEITEQAIRVLAARDRPLVAILWGRDAGKLRPLLGAAPVVASPHPSPLSAHHGFFGSRPFSRANALLERQGAPPVDWRLP, encoded by the coding sequence GTGACGACGACGACGACCACCGCCCGACCGGACCTGGCGGCGGTGGTCCACCCCACGTGGGCGGCGCAGCTGGAGCCCGTCCGTCAGCGTCTGGGCGAGCTGGGGGACTTCCTACGGGCGGAGCAGGCGGCGGGCCGCCGGTTCCTGCCCTCGGGCGGGCGCATCCTGGCAGCCTTCCAGCAGCCTTTCGACGAGGTCCGGGTCCTGCTGGTCGGTCAGGATCCCTACCCCACGCCGGGGCATCCGGTGGGGCTCAGCTTCAGCGTCGCGGCGGACGTGCGACCACTGCCCAAGAGCCTGCAGAACATCTTCACCGAGTACCAGGCCGACCTCGGCTTCCCGCCGCCAGCCAACGGCGACCTGTCACCTTGGTCGGCACGCGGCGTGATGTTGCTCAACCGGGTGCTGACCGTGCGTGCGGGCGCCCCCGGATCGCACCGCGGGAAGGGCTGGGAGGAGATCACCGAGCAGGCCATCCGCGTGCTGGCAGCCCGCGATCGGCCGCTGGTCGCGATCCTGTGGGGCCGTGACGCCGGCAAGCTGCGACCGCTGCTCGGAGCGGCACCGGTCGTGGCAAGTCCCCATCCCAGCCCCCTGTCCGCGCATCACGGCTTCTTCGGGTCGCGTCCGTTCAGCCGCGCCAACGCCCTCCTCGAGCGGCAAGGCGCCCCACCGGTGGACTGGCGGCTGCCGTGA
- a CDS encoding DUF2993 domain-containing protein, whose translation MSWVTTVLVIAAVVIAVDAAATVVLQRIAGREVSRVIGAGASVRLRGWPAALRLATGLTTSARIVATEVPVEPTTIARLQIDLEGVRRSGDAHGEERHHLAVRSGRYSARIDDDALAALMPAPVRDVHVGDGRVRFSFPGDVTVDTAVEVQDGVLLLRPVAGRIGVVDLLRITPPIGELPFGATIADVETVSGALVVHGCVQGVTLGAADASR comes from the coding sequence ATGTCGTGGGTGACCACCGTGTTGGTCATCGCCGCGGTCGTGATCGCGGTCGATGCCGCCGCCACCGTCGTTCTGCAGCGGATCGCGGGACGTGAGGTCAGCCGCGTGATCGGTGCGGGGGCGAGCGTCCGGCTGCGCGGATGGCCGGCAGCGCTGCGTCTGGCCACCGGGCTGACCACGTCCGCACGGATCGTCGCCACAGAAGTCCCTGTGGAGCCGACCACGATCGCTCGCTTGCAGATCGATCTGGAGGGGGTTCGCCGGTCGGGCGACGCGCACGGTGAGGAACGACACCACTTGGCGGTGCGGTCCGGGCGGTACTCAGCACGGATCGACGACGACGCGCTCGCGGCGCTGATGCCGGCGCCGGTCCGCGACGTTCACGTCGGCGACGGGCGGGTCCGGTTCTCCTTCCCCGGTGACGTGACCGTGGACACCGCGGTCGAGGTCCAAGATGGCGTGCTGCTGCTACGCCCCGTCGCCGGGCGGATCGGAGTCGTCGACCTGCTCCGTATCACACCCCCGATCGGGGAGTTGCCGTTCGGCGCCACGATCGCAGACGTCGAGACCGTCTCCGGGGCGCTCGTGGTGCACGGGTGCGTGCAGGGCGTCACGCTGGGCGCCGCCGATGCGAGCAGGTGA
- a CDS encoding LCP family protein, which translates to MDVTSSEPPGSASRDARSAARIAAVVAVGVLALVVMAAAGLALFTQSQIERHPIEAIEERGRADGAGTDRRADEGEAETLNILVVGSDSREGLSEAERARLTTGPPQGPPRTDTILLVHARPEEGIATIVSIPRDLKVELPGSGPDKINAAVARGGSEQLVRIVERLSGFEIDHYVEVSIPSFLTVVEAVGGVEVCLRDPLVDDKSGANLPAGCQHLDAVEALAYVRSREGARGDFRRIHRQQRFLKALADKATSAGTLANVPRVVRIADRVASSLTTDEDFGLTQLRFLAEQFRGMASGDVQTVTVPAYAQTIQDTSYVVPYRPGVRALFGRLAERGRLGPRGTARQRRNAVVVVWTSQRSQAVQRVESVLYFAGFEPRREPPATDVDETVVFAARDHEIATWVGSILGAPVRPLPPGVPVPDHTDAIVAVSQ; encoded by the coding sequence ATGGATGTCACGTCCAGCGAGCCGCCGGGGAGCGCGTCACGCGACGCGCGCTCCGCGGCGCGGATCGCAGCGGTGGTCGCGGTCGGGGTCCTGGCGCTGGTGGTCATGGCCGCCGCCGGCCTGGCGTTGTTCACCCAGAGTCAGATCGAGCGGCACCCGATCGAGGCGATCGAGGAACGCGGGCGGGCAGACGGTGCGGGGACGGATCGGCGCGCAGACGAGGGTGAGGCCGAGACCCTCAACATCCTGGTCGTGGGGAGCGACAGCCGTGAGGGCCTCAGCGAAGCTGAACGAGCCCGACTCACGACGGGCCCGCCTCAAGGACCGCCGCGCACCGACACGATCCTGCTGGTGCATGCCCGCCCCGAGGAGGGCATCGCGACGATCGTGTCGATCCCTCGAGATCTCAAGGTCGAGCTGCCCGGGTCCGGCCCGGACAAGATCAACGCGGCCGTGGCCCGCGGCGGTTCTGAGCAGCTGGTGAGGATCGTCGAACGTCTGTCCGGCTTCGAGATCGACCACTACGTGGAGGTGTCGATCCCCAGCTTCCTGACGGTCGTCGAGGCCGTCGGCGGAGTGGAGGTCTGCCTCCGCGACCCGCTCGTCGACGACAAGTCCGGCGCGAACCTGCCGGCTGGCTGCCAGCACCTGGACGCGGTGGAGGCGCTGGCCTACGTGCGCTCGCGCGAGGGGGCGCGCGGCGACTTCCGGCGCATCCACCGCCAGCAGCGCTTCCTGAAGGCGCTGGCGGACAAGGCGACGTCGGCAGGGACGCTGGCCAACGTGCCGCGGGTGGTCCGGATCGCGGACCGCGTGGCGAGCAGCCTGACGACCGACGAGGACTTCGGGCTGACGCAACTGCGCTTCCTGGCGGAGCAGTTCCGCGGGATGGCCAGCGGCGACGTTCAGACCGTGACCGTCCCGGCGTACGCGCAGACCATCCAGGACACCAGCTACGTGGTGCCCTACCGACCGGGCGTGCGGGCGCTGTTCGGGCGGCTGGCGGAGCGCGGCAGGCTGGGTCCGCGCGGCACCGCACGCCAGCGGCGGAACGCGGTCGTCGTGGTGTGGACCAGCCAACGCAGCCAGGCGGTGCAGCGTGTGGAGAGCGTGCTGTACTTCGCCGGCTTCGAGCCGCGGCGAGAGCCACCCGCCACCGACGTCGACGAGACGGTGGTGTTCGCTGCACGCGACCACGAGATCGCGACGTGGGTCGGCAGCATCCTGGGCGCCCCGGTGCGACCACTACCCCCGGGCGTGCCCGTCCCCGACCACACCGATGCGATCGTCGCCGTCAGCCAGTAG